One Tunturibacter gelidoferens genomic region harbors:
- a CDS encoding translation elongation factor Ts, whose protein sequence is MTETAVKIDAKLVKELREKSGAPMGDCLKALQEAKGEMEAAFVVLRKRGMASAAKKATRTTNEGAVGTYIHAGGKIGVLLELNCESDFVARTDDFQELLRDVAMHIAAVDPRFVSREDVTEADLEREKDVYRAQAAASGKPAEIIEKMLTGKLAKFYEEFCLLDQPFIKEASQTIGQLIASKVAKLGENISVRRFARFKVGATDWTVAQAKAAVTEEAAS, encoded by the coding sequence TCCGGCGCCCCCATGGGCGACTGCTTGAAAGCGCTGCAAGAGGCTAAAGGCGAGATGGAAGCCGCCTTCGTCGTCCTCCGCAAGCGTGGCATGGCCTCGGCCGCCAAGAAGGCTACCCGCACCACCAACGAAGGCGCAGTCGGAACCTACATCCACGCCGGCGGCAAGATCGGTGTTCTCCTCGAACTCAACTGCGAGTCGGACTTCGTAGCCCGCACCGACGACTTCCAGGAACTCCTCCGCGACGTCGCCATGCACATCGCCGCCGTAGACCCCCGCTTCGTCAGTCGCGAGGACGTCACCGAAGCCGACCTCGAGCGCGAGAAGGACGTCTACCGCGCCCAGGCCGCAGCCTCCGGCAAGCCCGCCGAGATCATCGAGAAGATGCTCACCGGCAAGCTCGCCAAGTTCTACGAAGAGTTCTGCCTCCTCGACCAGCCCTTCATCAAGGAAGCCTCGCAGACCATCGGCCAGCTCATCGCCAGCAAAGTCGCCAAGCTCGGCGAGAACATCAGCGTCCGCCGCTTCGCCCGCTTCAAGGTAGGCGCCACCGACTGGACCGTAGCCCAGGCCAAGGCAGCCGTCACCGAAGAAGCCGCCTCCTAA
- a CDS encoding beta-class carbonic anhydrase: protein MSKILTEVLSANESYASNFGEKSKLALPPARGFAILTCMDARLDPAKYAGLAEGDAHVIRNAGGRASDDAIRSLVISYKLLGTKEFFVIHHTDCGMQFFTNDVIRGLLANSLETAALTPEGFKDVGKGPGSTAAEFVEFLTIKDQAESVLADVTRIRTSPLVPKSIPIYGYIYDVKSGKLIEVSAATAAGQALL, encoded by the coding sequence ATGAGTAAGATCCTTACCGAAGTCCTCTCCGCCAACGAATCCTACGCCAGCAACTTCGGCGAAAAATCCAAACTAGCTCTCCCACCAGCCCGCGGCTTTGCCATCCTCACCTGTATGGACGCCCGCCTCGACCCCGCCAAATACGCAGGCCTCGCCGAAGGAGACGCCCACGTTATTCGCAACGCCGGCGGCCGCGCCTCAGACGACGCCATCCGCTCTCTCGTCATCAGCTACAAGCTTCTCGGCACCAAAGAGTTCTTCGTCATCCACCACACCGACTGCGGCATGCAGTTCTTCACCAACGATGTCATCCGCGGCCTCCTCGCCAACAGTCTCGAAACCGCAGCCCTCACCCCCGAAGGCTTCAAAGATGTGGGCAAAGGCCCAGGCTCCACAGCAGCCGAGTTCGTCGAGTTCCTCACCATCAAAGATCAGGCCGAGTCAGTTCTCGCCGATGTAACTCGCATCCGCACCAGCCCGCTCGTGCCGAAGTCCATCCCCATCTACGGCTACATCTACGACGTAAAATCCGGCAAACTC